TACGGTGCACACGCTGGGCGGGCTGGTGCGCGCGCTGCGGCCAGGCCGGGCGGTGTTCGTCGATTTTTGGGCCACGTGGTGCGGGCCCTGCATCAGTCAGTTTGCGTATGAGCCGGCCTTGCATAAATTCTTGACGGAGAATGACGTGGATGTACTGTACGTCTCCATTGACCGGCCGGCTTTGCGCGAGAAGTGGGCCACGATGGCTGCCCAGTACCACCTGCAGGGGTACCATTACCTGGCCCCGCCCGCCCTGCAAAAAGCCCTGGAAACCACCGTGCCGCATGTGCCTTACTATTTGTTATTCAACAAGAACGGGCAGCTTGTGCAGGCCGACACGTACCAGCCTAGCACGGGCGAAAAGCTCTATCAGCAGGTGCGCGAGCGGTTGCACTAAAACCCGATGAGGCGCGGGCGAACCAGGAACAATGCCGCCCGCGTTGGCGGACTGGGGTGTACCTTGTTGCGGCGCGGGCCGCAGCGGCACCCGCCTTTTTCTTAGCCTATGACGATGGTAGCGGACCGGCCGGCTTCGGCCGCCGGGGTTTCTTCGACTGATTTTCCGGCCCTGGTCCAGGTGCGGGCCGAGATGGATGCCTACAAGCGCAAGTTTTACCTGAGCCTGCTGGTGCGCGGCGGGCTGATAGCGGCGGCGCTGCTGCTGAGCTTATTCGTGGTGTTTAATACCCTCGAATACTTCCTGTACCTGCCCACGACGGTGCGGGCGGGCTTGCTGTTCACCTTCTTAGCTTTGGCCGTGTACGCGGTGGGCCGCTGGCTGTGGCAACCCCTAGCGGCGCTCGCCAACCTGCGCCGCCTGCTCTCGGACGAGCAGGCCGCCCGGCAGGTGGGCGAGCTGTTTCCGCAGGTGCAGGACCGGCTTTTGAACGCCCTGCAGCTGCAAGGCCAGGCCCGCGGCAACGAGCTGCTGCTGGCTAGCCTCGAGCAGCGCGCCGCCCAGCTGCAAGGCGTATCCTTTAGCCAGGGTATTGATATTCAGCAGCAAAGCCGGCCACTGTGGAAGTACGTGCTGCCGCCGCTGGCCGTGCTGCTGCTGGCGCTGGCGTTTTTCCCAGGCTTCATCACGCAGAGTACCAGCCGCATCTGGCACTACCGGCGCCACTACTCGCGGCCCGCGCCGTTCGATTTTGTGGTGAAGAACCGGGAGCTGAAAGTATTCAAGGGCGAGAATTTTACGCTTGATGTAGCCGTAGCTGGCAAAGCGCTGCCCGCTAGCCTAAGCCTGCTGACGGAGGGCGGCGCCGAGCGCCCGCTCGCCCCGGTGCCGGGCCACCAGGGCGAGTTTCGCTACACCTTCGAGCAGCCGGCCGCCGATGTCACTTTTCAACTCAGCGGCGCGGGCTTCGTCTCGGATGAATACCACCTCACGGTGCTGGAGCGGCCCGATTTGCGCGACTTCACGGTGCGCGTGACTTACCCGGCCTACACCGGCCGGGCCGCCGAAACCCTGCGCAACGGCGGCAACCTCACCGTGCCCGAGGGCAGCCAATTGCGCTGGGAATTCAGCACCGCTGCCACCGAGGCGCTGGCCCTGCGCTTCGACAACCCCGCCGAAATGGTGCAGGCTAGCCAGCAGGGCGAAAGCTTCGTGGCCGAGCGCTGGGCGCTGCGCTCGCAGCCCTACCTGGTGCTGCTGCGCAACGCCGCCGCTACCAATGCCAACCCCATCAGCTACCAGCTCACGGTGGTGCCCGATGCGCCGCCCAGCCTCACGGTGGAGGCGTTTTCGGATACGACTTCGCTGCGCTACCTGGCGCTGGGCGGCTCGGCTACTGATGATTATGGCCTGACTGCCTTGCGCTTGCACTACCGCTTGCATCGGGGCGACTCGAAGGCCAGCGGCGGCTTCACCAGTCGGCCGCTAGGCCTGCCGAGCGGCGCGGGCGGCACCTATTCGTATACCTGGAACCTGGCACCGCTGGCCATGCAGCCCGGCGACCGCCTCGAATATTTTGTAGAAGCGGTAGATAACGACGGCATTCACGGCCCCAAAAACACGCGCTCGCGGCCGTTAGAATTCCGGCTGCCGAGCTGGCGCGAGCTCGATAAGCAATTGGCCTCGCAGGCCAACTCGGTGGCTAGCCAGCTGAGCTCGGCCGCCAAGCAGAGCAAGCAGCTGGAGCGCGAGCTGGCCCAGAGCCAGGACAAGCTCAAGACCAAGCGCGACCTGAGCCGCCAGGACCGCAAACAGCTCGAAGACATGCTCGACCAGAAGCAGCAGCTCGACCAGCAGGTGCAGGCTATGCAAAAGCAGTTTGAGCAGTTGCAAAAGCAGCAGGACCAGCTCAGCCCCAAAAGCGAGGAGCTGGCCCAGAAAGCCGAGGAGCTGAAAAAGCTCATGAACGACCTGCTCGACCCCGAAACCAAGAAGCTCTACGACAAGCTGCAAAAGCTGCTGGAGCAGCAAAAGCAGCCCGACGCCGAGATGCAAAAGCTGCTGCAACAGCTCGAAAACAAAGAGAATACCTTGCAGAAAGAGCTGGACCGGGCACTCGAAATGTTTAAGCAGATGCAGTTTGAGCAGAAGGCCGAGCAAACCGCCGACCGCCTCGACCAGCTAGCCAAGGAAGAAGAAAAACTGGCCGAGAAAACGGCTGAAAACGATAAGAATAACCCTGACAATAAGCAGAGTGCTGAGCAGCAAAAAGCCGAAAACCAGAAGCTGCAACAAGAGCAGGCCCAGAAGCGCCAAGAGTTTGAGCAGCTGAAAAAGGATATGGCCGACCTCAAACAGCAGGATAAGGAAATGGGCGACCAGAACGACATGGATGAGCAAAAGCCCGACCAGCAGCAAACCGACCAGGACATGCAGGACGGCGAGCAGCAGCTCTCCAAAAACCAGAACCAGAAGGCTAGCCAGAGCCAGAAAGCCGCCGCCGAGCGCATGAAGAAAATGGCCCGCAAGATGAAGGACCAGATGAGCGACGACGAGGAACAGAAAAAGCAGCAGAACATCGACGGCCTGCGCGATATTCTGGACAACTTGGTGACGCTCAGCTTTGACCAGGAAAAGCTGATGAAAGACTTCCGGGTGGTGGACCAGACCGACCCGCGCTTTGTGCAGCTAGGGCAAACCCAGCGCAAGCTGCGCGACGACTCGCAGATTATCCAGGATTCGCTGTATGCCCTGGCCAAGAAAGAGCCGCGCATCCAGAGCTTCGTGACCCGCGAGGTGGGCGAGATGAATGGCCGCATGGACGAGAGCCTCACGCACATCAAGCAGCGCGACGTGCCCCGCGCCACCACCACCCAGCAGCAGGCCATGACCAGCATCAACAACCTGGCCCTCATGCTCTCCGATGCCCTCAAGCAGATGCAGCAAGACTTGCAGCAGATGAAAGGCCAGGGCCAGGGGCCGCCCCAGCCCGGCAGCGGCAAGGGTAAGAAGAAGGGCAAGGGCAGCTCGCCCGGCCCCGGCAGCCTGGGCAAGATGCAGCAGCAGCTCAATGAGCAGATTCAGCAGCTGCAGCAGAGCGGCAAAACAGGCCGCGCCCTTTCGCAGGAGCTGGCCAAGCTAGCCGGCCAGCAGCAGATGCTGCGCCAGGCCATGCAGCAGCTGGGTAACCTCCAGCCCGGCGGCAGCAAGCCCGGTGGCAAGGAGGGCGGCAAAGATGGCCAGGGCAACAAGCCCGGCCAGGAAAAAGATGGCCAGGGCGGCGGGGGCAACGCCGCCGAAATGAAGAAAATGATGGAGCAGACCGAAACCGACCTCGTCAACAAGCGCCTCACTGAAGAAACCATTCAGCGCCAGCGCCAGATACTGACGCGCCTGCTCGAAGCCGAAAAATCGGCCCGCGAGCGCGACCAGGATACCAAGCGCGAGGCTCAGGCGGCGCAAAACCACCCGCCGGTGTTTCCGCCGGCCTTCCAGAAGTATAAAGCGGCCGCCCCTGAGCAGCAAACAGAAATTTTACGTCGACAGCAGCCTGCTTTAACGCCTTATTATCAGCAGAAAGTGAGTGAGTATTTCCAAAAAACTCGCTAGCATACTGACAACCCGCCCAACCACTTTACGTAGAGGCGGGTTGCTACCTCCAAAACTCCAGGCAGTGCTATCCAAGTGGCCGAAAACCACGATGCTACGGCATTGCCTGTTTTTTACCCGTCGTTTTCTATTTTTGCCGTCCCGCTACCCGCGCCGCTCTCGCTATTCCTTCGCTCCCCCTTATGAAGCAGGTTAAAATTCAGATTCCGTCGCTCGTGGAAAATATCCGCGTCGTGGAAAGCTTCATTGATAATTCCAAGGATACGTTCCAGATTGAGGACGATATCTACGGCAACATCATGGTAGCCGTCACGGAAGCTGTAAACAACGCTATCCGCCACGGCAATAAGTTTGATAAAGACAAGAACGTCTACCTCTCGCTCTACGTCAACCCCAACCAGCTCAAGTTTGAGATTGAAGACGAAGGCTCGGGCTTTGACTACAATAATCTCGACGACCCGACCTCGCCCGAAAACCTGGAAAACCCCGGTGGACGCGGCATTTTTCTCATCCGCCACCTGGCCGATGAAGTCGAATTCAGCAAAGATGGTCGCCGCCTGGAGCTCACCTTCGCTCTGCACCCTGCCAGCACCCCCGAAACTGCCGAGCAAGCCGCCGCATGAGCGTACCCGCCGCCGCCGGCGTGCGCTACTTCGAGGCGCCCGGCATTGAGTTCGTAGTGGAGGACGTGCCCGAATTCGGCCTGCACGATGCGGAGGACCTAGTGGCTTGGATTGAGCGCATCGCGGCGGTGCACGAGTACCGTATTGCGCAGCTCACGTTCATCTTTTGCACCGATGAGTACCTGCACAAACTGAACGTAGAGTATCTCAACCACGACACGCTCACCGACATCATCACCTTCGATAATGCCGACGATGCCGAGGTGCTGGAGGGCGACATTTTCATCAGCGTGGAGCGCGTAGCCGACAACGCCAAAGACCTGAACATCAGCTTCCGCGACGAGCTGCACCGCGTCATGATTCACGGCGTGCTGCACCTGCTGGGCTACCACGACAAGGACTTGCTGAGCCAGACGGCTATGCGCCGCAAGGAAGATTACTGCCTCTCGCTGCGCACCTTTTAGGGCTAGCCGCGTTTTGCTGGTATGAGTGTCGCGCTTTCCCGCTTGCCCGGCGATTTTCTGGATTATTACCTCGCCCAAGGCTATTACCGCATGGGGCAAAACCTGTTTACCTGCCAGTTTTTGCCCCTCGAAACCGGCCTTTACACCACCCACTGGCTACGCTTGGCCGTGGCTAGGGTCACCTACGGCCCCAAGCAGCGCCAGCTGTTTCGGCTCAATGAGCGGTTTGAAGTAGCCGTGCGGCCGTTTCGACTCACGCCCGAATACGAAGCGCTGTATGCGCGCTATTATCAGTCAATTGACTTCGACGCCAACCCCTCGCTAGGGGACTTGTTGCTGGAAGGCAGCCCGCACAACATCTTCGACACCCACGTGCTGGAAGTGCGCGACGGCGAGCGCCTCATCGCGGCCGGTGTCTTCGACAGCGGCACCGAGAGCATCGCGGGCATCGTCAATTTTTACGACCCTGCCTACCATAAGCACAGTCTGGGGAAGTATTTGATGCTGCTCAAGTTGGAGCACGCCCGCCGCCACCGGCTAGCCTATTATTACCCCGGCTACTTGGTGCATGGCTACCCCAAGTTTGACTACAAGCTCTTTGCCTGCCTGGCGGCTACCGAGGTTTTTAATGCCCGCACGCACCAGTGGCGGCCCTTCAGCTGGGAGGAGGTAAACCGGGAAGCCACGCGCCTGCTAGCCGACCGCGAGGCCCGCGACCTGGCGGAGGAGACGGAGTAACCAACCGTATGAACACGGCTTTATTTTAGCGGCTTTCTTAGCCCTAGCCATCATGCTTCGCCTCGTTCGCACCACTTCTGAAAATCCCGATTTCCGCGCCCTGGTACAGCTGCTCGACCGCGAGCTAGCCGCACGCGACGGCGCCGACGCCACTTTCTACGCCCAGTACAACAAGATTGACCTCATCAAGCACGCGGTAGTGGCGTATGAGGCCGACGAGCCGGTGGGCTGCGGCGCTTTCAAAGAATTTGCGGACGACGCGGTGGAAGTCAAGCGCATGTTTGTGCAACCCGCGCACCGGCAGCGGGGCGTAGCCCAGGCGGTGCTGGCCGAGTTGGAGCGCTGGGCTGGCGAACTAGGCTACACCAGTTGCGTGCTCGAAACCGGCAAGCGCCAGCCCGAAGCCATCGCGCTATACCAACGCTGTGGCTACGTGCGCACGCCCAACTACGGGCAATACGTGGGCGTGGAAAACAGCGTGTGCATGCGGAAGTCGCTGAGCCGCTAGCGGCAAGTAGGGGAGTGCTCGCCATTTTGTGGCGAACTTTGTAGCCTGGTTTTGTTGTCCTGCTGGCTAGCTCCGGTCAGCCACGCCATTCTTTAGCGCTATCTCTTATGTTCTCCGATACTGAATACGACCTCATCGTAGTGGGCGCGGGCCACGCGGGCTGCGAAGCCGCCGCCGCCGCCGCCAACCTCGGCTCGAAGGTGCTGTTAGTGACGATGAACATGAACACCATCGCCCAGATGTCGTGCAATCCCGCCATGGGCGGCGTGGCGAAAGG
The genomic region above belongs to Hymenobacter sp. BRD128 and contains:
- a CDS encoding DUF4175 family protein, yielding MTMVADRPASAAGVSSTDFPALVQVRAEMDAYKRKFYLSLLVRGGLIAAALLLSLFVVFNTLEYFLYLPTTVRAGLLFTFLALAVYAVGRWLWQPLAALANLRRLLSDEQAARQVGELFPQVQDRLLNALQLQGQARGNELLLASLEQRAAQLQGVSFSQGIDIQQQSRPLWKYVLPPLAVLLLALAFFPGFITQSTSRIWHYRRHYSRPAPFDFVVKNRELKVFKGENFTLDVAVAGKALPASLSLLTEGGAERPLAPVPGHQGEFRYTFEQPAADVTFQLSGAGFVSDEYHLTVLERPDLRDFTVRVTYPAYTGRAAETLRNGGNLTVPEGSQLRWEFSTAATEALALRFDNPAEMVQASQQGESFVAERWALRSQPYLVLLRNAAATNANPISYQLTVVPDAPPSLTVEAFSDTTSLRYLALGGSATDDYGLTALRLHYRLHRGDSKASGGFTSRPLGLPSGAGGTYSYTWNLAPLAMQPGDRLEYFVEAVDNDGIHGPKNTRSRPLEFRLPSWRELDKQLASQANSVASQLSSAAKQSKQLERELAQSQDKLKTKRDLSRQDRKQLEDMLDQKQQLDQQVQAMQKQFEQLQKQQDQLSPKSEELAQKAEELKKLMNDLLDPETKKLYDKLQKLLEQQKQPDAEMQKLLQQLENKENTLQKELDRALEMFKQMQFEQKAEQTADRLDQLAKEEEKLAEKTAENDKNNPDNKQSAEQQKAENQKLQQEQAQKRQEFEQLKKDMADLKQQDKEMGDQNDMDEQKPDQQQTDQDMQDGEQQLSKNQNQKASQSQKAAAERMKKMARKMKDQMSDDEEQKKQQNIDGLRDILDNLVTLSFDQEKLMKDFRVVDQTDPRFVQLGQTQRKLRDDSQIIQDSLYALAKKEPRIQSFVTREVGEMNGRMDESLTHIKQRDVPRATTTQQQAMTSINNLALMLSDALKQMQQDLQQMKGQGQGPPQPGSGKGKKKGKGSSPGPGSLGKMQQQLNEQIQQLQQSGKTGRALSQELAKLAGQQQMLRQAMQQLGNLQPGGSKPGGKEGGKDGQGNKPGQEKDGQGGGGNAAEMKKMMEQTETDLVNKRLTEETIQRQRQILTRLLEAEKSARERDQDTKREAQAAQNHPPVFPPAFQKYKAAAPEQQTEILRRQQPALTPYYQQKVSEYFQKTR
- a CDS encoding ATP-binding protein; translation: MKQVKIQIPSLVENIRVVESFIDNSKDTFQIEDDIYGNIMVAVTEAVNNAIRHGNKFDKDKNVYLSLYVNPNQLKFEIEDEGSGFDYNNLDDPTSPENLENPGGRGIFLIRHLADEVEFSKDGRRLELTFALHPASTPETAEQAAA
- the ybeY gene encoding rRNA maturation RNase YbeY: MSVPAAAGVRYFEAPGIEFVVEDVPEFGLHDAEDLVAWIERIAAVHEYRIAQLTFIFCTDEYLHKLNVEYLNHDTLTDIITFDNADDAEVLEGDIFISVERVADNAKDLNISFRDELHRVMIHGVLHLLGYHDKDLLSQTAMRRKEDYCLSLRTF
- a CDS encoding GNAT family N-acetyltransferase; protein product: MSVALSRLPGDFLDYYLAQGYYRMGQNLFTCQFLPLETGLYTTHWLRLAVARVTYGPKQRQLFRLNERFEVAVRPFRLTPEYEALYARYYQSIDFDANPSLGDLLLEGSPHNIFDTHVLEVRDGERLIAAGVFDSGTESIAGIVNFYDPAYHKHSLGKYLMLLKLEHARRHRLAYYYPGYLVHGYPKFDYKLFACLAATEVFNARTHQWRPFSWEEVNREATRLLADREARDLAEETE
- a CDS encoding GNAT family N-acetyltransferase — translated: MLRLVRTTSENPDFRALVQLLDRELAARDGADATFYAQYNKIDLIKHAVVAYEADEPVGCGAFKEFADDAVEVKRMFVQPAHRQRGVAQAVLAELERWAGELGYTSCVLETGKRQPEAIALYQRCGYVRTPNYGQYVGVENSVCMRKSLSR